A window from Roseburia sp. 499 encodes these proteins:
- a CDS encoding extracellular solute-binding protein, which produces MRRKITTLIVGVLAVSMVLGGCGKTQKEEKDNSSDKKTEEKSGTVTLKVWGATDDQEILAEMVESFKQKYAGEAEFDITIEAIEEGDCQGTLLADVQNGADVFAFADNQLMALVAGGALVPVDNVDDVKSANMEEAVEAATVNDVLYAYPMTADNGYFMYYDKSVFSEADVTTLDQMLSVAAAANKKVTVDLGDGYYLYTFFGNTGLNFGMNDDGVTMFCDWNTTEGPIKGVDIAQAIQAVVANPGFQNGGDTALVEGAQNGTVAAGISGVWNAEKLKAVWGDNYAAVKLPTYTCAGQQIQMASFCGYKMVGVNAYSKNKEWGLKLADWLTNEENQKLRFEKRGLGPSNTAVAGSSEVQSNPAIMAVQAQLEYATLQRVGGKYWAPMQEFGNTLAAGKNDVVVQELMDNLVKAITASAAN; this is translated from the coding sequence ATGAGAAGGAAGATAACAACACTTATTGTAGGGGTTTTGGCTGTCAGCATGGTACTTGGTGGTTGCGGTAAAACTCAGAAAGAAGAAAAAGACAATAGTAGTGACAAGAAGACAGAAGAAAAAAGCGGTACAGTAACTTTGAAAGTTTGGGGGGCAACGGATGATCAGGAAATATTAGCTGAGATGGTAGAGAGTTTTAAACAAAAATATGCAGGAGAAGCAGAATTTGATATTACCATCGAAGCGATAGAAGAAGGTGATTGTCAAGGAACATTGTTGGCAGATGTTCAGAATGGAGCAGATGTATTTGCTTTTGCGGACAATCAATTGATGGCACTAGTGGCAGGAGGTGCATTGGTACCGGTGGATAATGTGGATGATGTGAAGAGCGCCAATATGGAAGAGGCCGTTGAGGCAGCAACAGTAAATGATGTTTTATATGCTTATCCTATGACGGCAGATAACGGATATTTTATGTATTATGATAAAAGTGTGTTTTCGGAAGCAGATGTAACTACATTGGACCAAATGCTCAGTGTTGCGGCAGCTGCAAATAAGAAGGTAACAGTTGACCTAGGAGATGGATACTATTTATATACCTTCTTTGGAAACACGGGTTTGAACTTTGGAATGAATGATGATGGTGTGACCATGTTCTGCGACTGGAATACAACAGAAGGTCCGATTAAAGGAGTGGATATTGCTCAGGCAATTCAAGCAGTTGTAGCAAATCCGGGCTTTCAGAATGGTGGAGACACAGCTTTGGTAGAAGGCGCTCAGAATGGAACGGTTGCAGCAGGAATTAGCGGTGTGTGGAATGCTGAAAAGTTAAAGGCAGTCTGGGGAGATAATTATGCAGCGGTGAAGTTACCAACATATACCTGTGCGGGTCAACAGATACAGATGGCATCTTTTTGTGGATATAAGATGGTAGGTGTTAATGCTTATTCCAAGAACAAGGAGTGGGGATTGAAACTTGCAGATTGGTTAACAAATGAAGAAAATCAGAAACTTCGATTTGAAAAAAGAGGGTTAGGACCATCGAACACCGCGGTAGCTGGTTCTTCTGAGGTACAAAGTAATCCTGCAATTATGGCAGTTCAGGCTCAACTAGAGTATGCAACCCTTCAACGTGTAGGTGGTAAGTATTGGGCACCGATGCAAGAATTTGGAAATACACTTGCGGCAGGAAAAAATGATGTGGTTGTGCAGGAACTTATGGATAATCTGGTTAAAGCGATTACCGCTTCTGCAGCAAACTAA
- a CDS encoding methyl-accepting chemotaxis protein, which yields MKGKKRATIKRYIMLPVILLGVVSIISNALALVNVRKVNGNASEIVDNYMAAISELESIQRQAKVLHIEALSHIIAIDANTMIGIVDGIREGETKLDECLDAYEKYVGDADKKAYEELVSNFGNMKYAMANLMAYSANGDNDAAYACANKDLASSVMNMQSNIEVLEKSANKGVEDARKQLSAVYATALISSGITISISVLSILGALYSVNKRVIRPISSTEKEITHIISDIDRREGDLTKRVTIYSNDEIAALGNGINVFMEKLQNIFRMITNNSQKMDAVVNEVMDSVKTSNNSVSDLSALTEELAATMEEVAENASVINANASEVRDEVNEMADKTSEINRYSIEMKEHAENMENTARTNMETTSIKVNEILSVLSQAIEDSNSVNQVNSLTDDILNIASQTNLLALNASIEAARAGEAGKGFAVVAGEISQLADASREAANNIQKINGVVTAAVHNLANNANDLVSYMNDSILPEFESFVAAGSAYKNNATYIESVMGDFAVKTDALKSAVAEIAGSIDSITTAIDEGVSGVNGAAENTQVLVGDMDNITGHMDENQQIAGALKQETEVFVKL from the coding sequence ATGAAAGGGAAAAAGCGAGCCACGATTAAACGGTATATTATGTTGCCGGTGATTTTATTGGGAGTAGTATCCATTATTTCAAATGCCTTGGCATTAGTAAATGTCCGAAAAGTAAATGGGAATGCATCTGAGATAGTAGATAATTATATGGCAGCCATTTCAGAGTTGGAATCAATTCAAAGACAGGCAAAGGTACTTCATATTGAGGCATTGTCTCATATTATCGCGATAGATGCGAATACGATGATTGGGATTGTAGATGGTATACGTGAAGGAGAGACAAAACTGGATGAATGTCTGGATGCGTACGAGAAGTATGTTGGTGATGCAGATAAAAAGGCCTATGAAGAACTTGTATCAAATTTTGGTAATATGAAATACGCGATGGCAAACTTAATGGCGTATAGTGCAAATGGAGATAATGATGCAGCATATGCTTGCGCAAATAAGGACTTGGCATCCAGTGTGATGAATATGCAGAGTAATATTGAGGTGTTAGAAAAAAGTGCAAATAAGGGAGTTGAAGATGCCCGTAAGCAGCTTTCTGCGGTATATGCTACAGCGCTCATTAGTAGTGGAATCACCATTAGTATTAGTGTTTTATCTATTTTAGGTGCGTTATATAGTGTGAATAAACGAGTAATTCGTCCAATTTCTTCAACGGAAAAAGAAATCACTCATATTATTTCAGACATTGATAGAAGAGAAGGAGACTTGACCAAGCGAGTTACGATTTATTCAAATGATGAGATAGCAGCTTTGGGTAACGGAATTAATGTATTTATGGAGAAACTTCAGAACATTTTCCGCATGATTACAAACAATTCACAGAAGATGGATGCTGTAGTAAATGAAGTTATGGATAGCGTAAAGACTTCTAATAACAGTGTATCTGACTTGTCGGCGTTGACAGAGGAATTAGCGGCAACAATGGAAGAGGTTGCAGAGAATGCATCTGTAATCAATGCAAATGCCAGTGAAGTGCGTGACGAAGTAAATGAAATGGCAGACAAGACAAGTGAGATTAATAGGTATTCTATAGAAATGAAAGAGCATGCAGAAAACATGGAAAATACAGCACGCACCAATATGGAGACTACAAGTATTAAGGTAAATGAGATTTTGAGTGTTTTGAGTCAGGCGATTGAGGATAGTAATAGTGTTAATCAGGTCAACAGTTTGACAGATGACATTCTTAATATTGCAAGCCAGACGAATCTGTTGGCGTTGAATGCATCTATTGAGGCTGCTAGAGCCGGAGAAGCAGGAAAAGGCTTTGCGGTAGTTGCAGGAGAGATTAGCCAGTTGGCAGATGCAAGTAGGGAAGCTGCGAATAATATTCAAAAAATCAATGGTGTTGTAACGGCTGCGGTACATAATCTGGCCAACAATGCAAATGATTTAGTATCCTATATGAATGATTCTATTCTGCCAGAGTTTGAGTCATTTGTTGCTGCCGGAAGCGCTTATAAAAATAATGCCACATATATTGAAAGTGTAATGGGAGATTTTGCAGTTAAGACAGATGCTTTGAAATCAGCAGTTGCAGAAATTGCAGGTTCTATCGATAGCATTACAACTGCAATCGATGAAGGTGTAAGTGGTGTTAATGGTGCAGCAGAAAATACGCAGGTATTAGTTGGAGATATGGACAACATTACCGGACATATGGATGAAAATCAGCAAATAGCGGGAGCTCTGAAACAGGAAACAGAAGTATTTGTAAAATTGTAA
- the nrdD gene encoding anaerobic ribonucleoside-triphosphate reductase, with translation MRIIKRSGKEVGFDVTKIIEAIRKANKEVSENEQLTEKQILNITERITDFCEAMDRTYNVEEIQDLVENQLMEYKAFEVARKYITYRYKRALVRKSNSTDQQILSLIECNNEEIKQENSNKNPIVNSVQRDYMAGEVSKDITRRFLLPDNIVRAHEEGIIHFHDADYFAQHMHNCCLVNLEDMLQNGTVISETMIEKPKSFSTACNVATQAIAQIASSQYGGQSITLSHLAPFVDVSRQKLRRIVKEEFEAAGLGLNEEKINEIAEMRVREEIKRGVQMIQYQVITLMTTNGQAPFVTVFMYLNEVPEGRTRDDLAMVIEEMLIQRMQGVKNEKGVYITPAFPKLIYVLEEDNIKEGSKYWRLTELAAKCTAKRMVPDYISEKIMKENKEGNCYPCMGCRSFLTVYEDENGKPKFYGRFNQGVVTLNLVDIACSSGGNMEKFWQIFNERLVLCREALMYRHNRLKGTPSDVAPILWQYGALGRLKKGETIDKLLYGGYSTISLGYAGLCECTRYMTGKSHTDPEATPFALKVMQGMNDACKKWREETNIDFSLYGTPLESTTYKFAKCLQRRFGIIEGVTDKNYITNSYHVHVTEEIDAFSKLTFESQFQKLSPGGAVSYVEVPNMQGNIDAVLSVMQHIYENIMYAELNTKSDYCQVCGYEGEIKIVSDDDSKLVWECPNCGNKDQDKMNVARRTCGYIGTQFWNQGRTQEIQERVLHL, from the coding sequence ATGAGAATTATCAAGAGAAGCGGAAAAGAAGTGGGCTTTGATGTTACCAAGATTATTGAAGCTATCCGCAAAGCAAATAAAGAAGTATCTGAAAATGAACAGCTGACAGAAAAGCAGATTCTGAATATTACAGAACGTATCACAGATTTCTGTGAAGCGATGGACAGAACATATAATGTAGAAGAGATTCAAGATTTAGTAGAAAACCAATTAATGGAATACAAGGCATTTGAAGTTGCCAGAAAGTATATTACATATCGCTATAAGCGTGCACTGGTGCGTAAGTCGAATTCTACCGATCAGCAGATTTTGAGTTTGATTGAATGTAATAATGAGGAGATTAAGCAAGAGAATTCCAACAAGAATCCAATTGTAAATAGCGTACAGCGAGACTATATGGCAGGAGAGGTCAGCAAAGATATTACAAGACGTTTTCTTTTGCCGGACAATATTGTACGCGCCCATGAGGAAGGAATTATCCATTTCCATGATGCAGATTATTTTGCACAGCATATGCATAACTGTTGTCTGGTGAATCTGGAAGATATGTTGCAGAATGGCACTGTAATCAGTGAGACTATGATAGAGAAGCCAAAGAGCTTTTCTACTGCGTGTAATGTAGCAACACAGGCAATCGCTCAAATTGCCAGCTCACAGTATGGTGGACAGAGCATTACACTTTCTCATTTGGCACCATTTGTAGATGTAAGCCGCCAAAAATTGAGAAGAATTGTAAAGGAAGAGTTTGAGGCAGCAGGTCTTGGATTAAATGAAGAGAAAATAAATGAAATAGCTGAGATGCGCGTAAGGGAAGAGATAAAACGTGGCGTGCAGATGATACAGTATCAGGTCATTACGCTGATGACAACTAATGGCCAAGCACCGTTTGTTACCGTATTTATGTATCTGAACGAGGTGCCGGAGGGACGTACCAGAGATGACCTTGCTATGGTGATTGAGGAAATGCTGATTCAACGCATGCAAGGGGTTAAGAATGAGAAGGGTGTTTATATTACACCTGCATTTCCAAAACTTATTTATGTTCTGGAAGAGGATAATATCAAAGAAGGAAGTAAATACTGGAGATTGACGGAATTAGCAGCAAAATGTACTGCAAAGCGTATGGTACCGGATTATATTTCTGAGAAAATTATGAAAGAAAACAAAGAAGGAAATTGTTATCCGTGTATGGGATGTCGTTCTTTCTTGACCGTATATGAAGATGAAAACGGAAAACCGAAGTTTTATGGAAGATTTAATCAAGGGGTTGTGACTCTGAATCTGGTAGATATTGCATGTTCTTCTGGTGGAAATATGGAAAAGTTCTGGCAGATTTTCAACGAACGTTTGGTACTTTGCCGTGAAGCATTGATGTATCGTCATAATCGTTTAAAAGGAACTCCATCTGACGTAGCACCGATTTTATGGCAGTATGGAGCACTGGGAAGATTGAAAAAGGGCGAGACGATTGATAAGTTGTTGTATGGTGGATATTCAACAATATCTTTGGGATATGCAGGTTTGTGTGAATGTACCAGATATATGACCGGAAAGTCACACACAGATCCGGAAGCAACTCCGTTTGCATTGAAGGTAATGCAAGGCATGAATGATGCTTGTAAAAAGTGGAGAGAAGAGACCAATATAGATTTCAGTTTATATGGAACACCATTGGAATCCACTACTTACAAATTTGCAAAATGTCTGCAACGCAGATTCGGAATCATTGAAGGTGTAACAGATAAGAATTATATTACCAATAGCTATCATGTACATGTAACAGAGGAGATTGATGCATTTAGCAAGTTGACTTTCGAATCACAGTTCCAGAAACTGTCACCGGGTGGAGCAGTAAGTTATGTAGAAGTTCCGAATATGCAAGGAAATATTGATGCGGTACTTTCTGTTATGCAACATATTTATGAAAATATTATGTATGCTGAACTCAACACTAAGAGTGATTACTGTCAGGTGTGTGGGTATGAAGGAGAAATAAAAATTGTTTCAGATGATGACTCGAAGTTGGTATGGGAGTGCCCAAATTGTGGAAATAAGGACCAGGATAAGATGAATGTAGCGCGTAGAACTTGTGGATACATTGGAACGCAGTTCTGGAATCAGGGAAGAACTCAGGAAATTCAGGAACGAGTATTACATCTGTAA
- the nrdG gene encoding anaerobic ribonucleoside-triphosphate reductase activating protein has protein sequence MNYAEIKKTDIANGTGVRVSLFVSGCTHHCKGCFNAETWDFNYGKEFTEQTEEELMQALKPNFITGLTVLGGEPFEPENQRRLVPFLKKVRETYPQKTIWCYTGYLLDEELWKESRARCEVTDEMLSLLDVLVDGEFVLEKKDISLQFRGSSNQRIIDVPKTLQEGKITVLTFSGIA, from the coding sequence ATGAATTATGCAGAAATAAAGAAAACAGACATAGCAAATGGAACAGGGGTACGTGTATCCCTGTTCGTTTCTGGCTGTACCCATCATTGCAAAGGATGTTTTAACGCAGAAACATGGGATTTTAATTATGGAAAAGAATTTACAGAGCAGACAGAAGAGGAATTGATGCAGGCACTAAAACCGAATTTTATTACAGGTTTAACTGTCTTAGGAGGAGAACCCTTTGAACCCGAAAATCAGAGACGACTGGTTCCTTTTTTGAAAAAAGTACGAGAGACCTATCCGCAGAAAACGATATGGTGTTATACGGGATATTTGCTAGATGAGGAATTATGGAAGGAAAGCCGGGCTCGATGCGAAGTTACGGATGAGATGTTGTCTCTTTTGGATGTACTGGTAGATGGAGAATTTGTTTTGGAGAAAAAGGACATATCTCTTCAATTTCGCGGTTCATCCAATCAGCGAATTATAGATGTGCCTAAGACGTTGCAGGAGGGAAAAATTACTGTTTTAACATTTTCCGGTATTGCATAG
- a CDS encoding helix-turn-helix domain-containing protein, whose product MEQYLKHDLSSARKELSKRYELENKFLDAITCGNQEIALTAYQEFSAFVASSSQKISPRTDDTLRNSKNMLIVLNTLCRKTVERSQVHPIYIDHISTRFGKKIESLTSQKECDELPIEMIKKYCSLVKNYSRATYSELIRNAFTFVNMNISTPITLKDVAKNLNINASYLSAQFKREVGETLTDYIRTQRIRSAINFLNTTNMPIQDIASQVGIDDVSYFSKQFKKQVGMSPMQYRKMLKQ is encoded by the coding sequence ATGGAACAGTATCTTAAACATGATTTATCTTCCGCCAGGAAAGAACTTTCTAAACGCTACGAATTAGAAAATAAATTTTTAGATGCAATTACCTGTGGAAATCAGGAAATCGCCTTGACTGCTTATCAGGAGTTTTCTGCATTTGTGGCATCCTCCTCACAGAAAATTTCACCAAGAACAGACGATACTCTACGCAATAGCAAAAATATGTTAATTGTCTTAAATACTCTTTGTCGCAAAACGGTAGAACGCAGTCAGGTTCACCCTATCTATATTGACCATATTTCTACACGTTTTGGTAAAAAAATAGAAAGTCTCACCTCCCAAAAAGAATGTGACGAACTTCCTATTGAAATGATAAAAAAATATTGTTCCCTTGTAAAAAATTATTCCCGTGCTACTTATTCGGAACTTATTCGCAATGCTTTTACCTTTGTGAACATGAATATTTCCACCCCTATTACCCTGAAGGATGTGGCAAAAAATTTAAATATAAATGCTTCCTACCTTTCTGCTCAATTCAAACGTGAAGTAGGTGAAACTCTGACAGACTATATCCGTACCCAACGTATTCGTTCTGCTATTAATTTTTTAAACACTACTAACATGCCCATTCAGGATATTGCCTCTCAAGTTGGCATTGACGATGTTAGTTACTTCTCCAAACAGTTTAAAAAGCAAGTTGGCATGTCCCCTATGCAATACCGGAAAATGTTAAAACAGTAA
- a CDS encoding L,D-transpeptidase family protein: protein MGERERRKKKKIIIGSISAVVFLLLILYFGMAMYFRNHFIFRTEINGWKVGGMTAAQVEEKIGDHVEDYLLTVFDRDGGKHHVYGRDIGCKYVPDGTVEKLLKEQNPFGWVVSIFKQKEETTTLTMEYKEDLIEATVKDMSCFIDENITEPQNAQILLGEDGYYVEPEVMGNRMVYDRVLEKIKEAVAEGKESVTLTDEDYENPEYTKESLQITEAMANIEKYADMNITYQVPGGEEVIDAEQIQKFVQIGEDFQVELNEKEIEKYVQSLASKYNTYADVRAFHTSSGDTVNIGGGDYGWIINKTKEAEQLKADLEAGVPVNREPIYSQRAFVEGADDIGNTYIEIDYTKQHLWFYKEGALVVESDIVSGNISLNNGSPDGVFKIVYKDSPAVLKGEDYQSNVTYFMPFAYNVGIHDASWRKGEFGGEIYKTSGSHGCINVPLEVAQTIYENAKVGTPVIAFYREPVELTAENCKISNAYSYKEPEEQPETTP from the coding sequence ATGGGTGAGAGAGAACGTAGGAAAAAGAAAAAAATTATTATAGGAAGTATAAGTGCAGTAGTATTTCTATTATTAATTCTGTATTTCGGAATGGCGATGTATTTTAGAAATCATTTTATTTTTCGAACAGAAATTAATGGATGGAAAGTCGGAGGGATGACTGCGGCACAGGTGGAAGAGAAAATTGGAGACCATGTAGAAGATTATCTTCTAACGGTATTTGACCGCGATGGTGGAAAACATCATGTGTATGGAAGAGACATTGGTTGTAAGTATGTGCCTGATGGTACAGTAGAAAAGTTATTGAAAGAACAGAATCCATTTGGGTGGGTGGTGTCAATTTTTAAGCAGAAGGAAGAGACGACAACACTTACCATGGAGTACAAGGAAGATTTGATTGAAGCTACAGTAAAAGATATGAGCTGTTTTATTGATGAGAATATCACAGAGCCTCAGAATGCACAGATTCTTTTAGGGGAAGATGGATATTATGTTGAACCGGAAGTTATGGGAAACCGCATGGTTTATGACAGAGTCCTGGAAAAGATAAAAGAAGCAGTTGCAGAGGGGAAAGAGTCGGTTACCCTGACGGACGAGGATTATGAGAATCCGGAATATACAAAAGAGAGTTTGCAGATAACGGAGGCTATGGCAAACATTGAGAAGTATGCAGATATGAATATTACATATCAGGTGCCGGGCGGCGAAGAAGTCATTGATGCGGAACAGATACAGAAATTTGTTCAGATAGGAGAAGACTTCCAAGTAGAATTGAATGAAAAAGAGATAGAAAAGTATGTACAGAGTCTTGCAAGCAAGTATAATACTTATGCAGATGTACGCGCTTTTCACACATCTTCCGGAGACACGGTAAACATCGGTGGTGGTGATTACGGATGGATTATCAATAAAACGAAAGAAGCGGAACAGTTAAAGGCGGATTTGGAAGCAGGTGTACCAGTAAATCGGGAGCCGATATATTCTCAACGTGCATTTGTAGAAGGTGCAGACGATATTGGAAATACTTATATTGAGATTGACTATACCAAGCAGCATCTTTGGTTTTATAAGGAGGGTGCACTGGTGGTAGAAAGTGATATTGTATCGGGAAATATCAGTCTGAATAATGGTTCGCCGGATGGTGTGTTCAAGATTGTATACAAGGATAGTCCAGCGGTATTAAAGGGCGAAGATTATCAATCAAATGTAACCTATTTTATGCCTTTTGCGTATAATGTAGGAATACATGATGCATCTTGGAGAAAAGGAGAGTTTGGCGGGGAAATCTATAAGACGAGTGGTTCCCATGGCTGTATCAATGTGCCATTAGAAGTGGCGCAGACAATCTATGAAAATGCTAAGGTAGGAACGCCGGTGATTGCATTTTACAGAGAACCAGTAGAGTTGACCGCAGAGAATTGTAAGATTTCCAATGCATATTCTTATAAAGAGCCGGAAGAACAACCGGAAACAACACCATAG
- a CDS encoding class I SAM-dependent methyltransferase — MWIADNWKEYEVIDCSGGEKLERWSNYILVRPDPQVIWDTPKTHKGWSSPNGHYHRSKKGGGEWEFFDLPEQWDLHYGSLTFHLKPFSFKHTGLFPEQAVNWDWFGKKIKNAGRPIKVLNLFAYTGGATLAAAAAGASVTHVDASKGMVTWAKENAVASGLGDAPIRWLVDDCVKFVEREIRRGNHYDAIIMDPPSYGRGPKGEIWKIEEAIHPLVKLCVQLLSKEPLFFLINSYTTGLQPAVLAYMLGTELKHFHGTVDAQEIGLPVSSNGLVLPCGASGRWETN, encoded by the coding sequence ATGTGGATTGCAGATAATTGGAAAGAATATGAAGTCATTGACTGCTCCGGCGGTGAAAAATTAGAACGCTGGAGTAATTATATATTAGTACGCCCGGACCCGCAGGTCATCTGGGACACCCCCAAAACACACAAAGGATGGAGTTCTCCTAACGGTCACTATCACCGTAGTAAAAAAGGCGGCGGCGAATGGGAGTTTTTTGATTTACCGGAGCAATGGGACCTGCATTATGGCTCCCTGACCTTTCATTTAAAACCATTTAGTTTTAAACACACCGGACTTTTCCCCGAACAAGCCGTCAACTGGGACTGGTTTGGGAAAAAAATAAAAAATGCCGGACGTCCCATTAAAGTACTGAACCTCTTCGCTTACACCGGTGGTGCTACTTTAGCAGCCGCAGCTGCCGGGGCAAGCGTTACACATGTGGATGCTTCTAAGGGCATGGTCACCTGGGCGAAGGAAAACGCTGTTGCATCCGGATTAGGCGATGCACCCATTCGTTGGCTAGTAGATGACTGTGTGAAGTTCGTAGAACGTGAAATTCGCAGAGGCAATCATTATGATGCCATTATTATGGACCCTCCTTCTTACGGAAGAGGACCAAAGGGAGAAATCTGGAAAATTGAAGAGGCAATTCATCCATTGGTAAAATTGTGCGTTCAACTGTTATCCAAGGAACCTCTGTTTTTCCTGATTAATTCTTACACTACCGGATTGCAGCCCGCTGTACTTGCCTACATGCTGGGTACAGAATTAAAGCACTTCCATGGTACTGTAGATGCACAAGAAATCGGTCTTCCCGTTTCTTCTAATGGATTGGTTCTTCCTTGTGGCGCCAGCGGTCGTTGGGAAACAAACTAA
- the lgt gene encoding prolipoprotein diacylglyceryl transferase, protein MINDIQIGPITLHMYGIMIAIGYISAFLISEKRAKKQGLNPDVLYGIFWCAVFGGALGSKILYYTVNIRQVIANPSIIFNFRNGWVVYGGIIGGVFASFLYCRIKKVDFVAYLDLVLPAVAFAQGCGRIGCFFAGCCYGRETESVLGITYSHSNFAPNGVKLIPTQIYSSIGDFAIAFLLMAYAKKKPAKGKVAAGYCVLYSVGRFIIEMFRNDYRGEYGPLSTSQLISVFILAIGIGMYVWAAKRQSK, encoded by the coding sequence ATGATTAACGATATACAAATAGGACCAATTACGCTACATATGTATGGTATTATGATTGCTATAGGATATATAAGTGCGTTTTTGATTAGTGAAAAAAGAGCGAAAAAGCAAGGATTGAATCCGGATGTTTTATATGGAATTTTTTGGTGTGCAGTATTCGGTGGTGCTCTTGGAAGCAAGATACTTTATTATACGGTAAATATTCGGCAAGTTATTGCAAATCCTTCCATTATATTTAACTTCCGGAATGGCTGGGTGGTATATGGAGGAATTATCGGTGGAGTGTTTGCAAGCTTTTTATATTGCAGGATAAAAAAAGTGGATTTTGTAGCGTATCTGGATTTGGTGCTTCCGGCAGTCGCATTTGCGCAGGGGTGTGGAAGAATCGGATGTTTCTTTGCTGGATGTTGCTATGGAAGAGAAACAGAGTCTGTGTTAGGCATTACCTATTCGCACTCTAATTTTGCACCGAATGGAGTGAAACTGATTCCTACACAGATTTATTCCAGTATTGGTGACTTTGCCATAGCGTTTTTGCTGATGGCATATGCCAAAAAGAAGCCTGCAAAAGGAAAGGTTGCAGCAGGATACTGTGTTTTATATAGTGTAGGAAGATTTATTATAGAAATGTTTCGAAATGATTATCGAGGAGAGTACGGACCATTATCTACCTCACAGTTGATTTCTGTATTTATATTGGCAATTGGAATTGGAATGTATGTATGGGCCGCAAAGCGTCAAAGTAAATAA